The following proteins are encoded in a genomic region of Planococcus lenghuensis:
- the cobA gene encoding uroporphyrinogen-III C-methyltransferase, producing MKKVYLVGAGPGDLDLITVKGLKAIQQADVILYDRLINQELLNEAKDHAELIYCGKSPDRHSLKQEDINDLLCKFALQGKVVTRLKGGDPFVFGRGGEEAEALANQQIPFEIVPGISAGIAAPAYAGIPVTHRDYSSSVAFISGVSKVGVDQEEYWGHVVKSMDTLCIYMGVSKLPEICERLLRHGLLAGTPIALIEWGTTERQRTITGTLEDIVQKAHDMKNPSMIVVGEVVRLRKKLQWYEQLRVDEGQLVSSI from the coding sequence ATGAAAAAAGTTTATTTAGTCGGTGCAGGTCCTGGCGACCTTGACTTGATCACGGTGAAGGGCTTGAAGGCGATCCAACAAGCCGATGTCATTTTATACGATCGTCTAATCAATCAGGAATTATTGAACGAAGCAAAAGACCATGCTGAACTAATCTATTGCGGTAAAAGTCCGGATAGGCATTCGCTGAAGCAAGAAGATATCAACGACTTGCTTTGCAAATTCGCTTTACAAGGAAAAGTCGTGACTCGTCTTAAAGGCGGGGATCCTTTTGTCTTTGGCAGAGGCGGAGAAGAAGCTGAAGCATTGGCTAACCAGCAAATCCCATTTGAAATCGTACCTGGAATTTCCGCCGGAATCGCGGCACCTGCTTATGCAGGCATCCCCGTTACCCATCGGGATTACAGTTCGTCTGTCGCTTTTATATCCGGAGTCAGCAAAGTGGGTGTTGACCAAGAAGAATACTGGGGACATGTGGTCAAAAGCATGGATACACTTTGCATTTATATGGGGGTAAGCAAACTTCCGGAAATATGTGAGCGTCTGCTCCGTCACGGTCTCCTTGCCGGGACGCCGATCGCTTTGATCGAGTGGGGGACGACCGAACGGCAACGGACCATCACGGGAACATTGGAAGACATTGTCCAAAAAGCCCATGATATGAAAAACCCCTCCATGATTGTGGTTGGAGAAGTCGTCAGACTGCGGAAAAAACTGCAATGGTATGAACAATTACGTGTCGACGAAGGGCAACTCGTTTCTTCTATATAA
- a CDS encoding NAD(P)-binding protein, whose product MTVIPLMVDLTNKKVVIIGGGRIAKRKVESLLNSGAELTVVSPDILPEINALYLEQKIHWKQKRFESSDLTEAFLAVVATNDEAVNAAVIEAAPPNSLINAASDVIAGNVHFPARFLRGKLTIAISTNGASPMLAKQIKQELESRYDENYEQYVDFLYEARQLLKQTNLPRHVKDAYLREFLSPSFLQPSMQKEVIVKLRSFFK is encoded by the coding sequence ATGACCGTTATTCCTTTGATGGTAGATTTAACAAATAAAAAAGTTGTTATAATCGGGGGTGGACGCATCGCCAAAAGAAAAGTGGAAAGCTTGCTGAACAGCGGAGCTGAATTGACAGTCGTAAGCCCGGACATTCTTCCTGAAATAAATGCTCTCTACTTGGAACAGAAAATACATTGGAAGCAAAAACGGTTCGAATCCTCGGATTTGACGGAAGCTTTCCTGGCTGTTGTTGCTACAAACGACGAAGCGGTTAACGCCGCTGTTATAGAAGCTGCTCCGCCTAACAGTCTGATCAATGCCGCATCGGATGTCATAGCAGGAAATGTTCACTTCCCTGCCCGTTTCCTAAGAGGAAAGTTAACGATTGCCATATCCACCAATGGTGCTAGCCCGATGCTCGCTAAACAAATTAAACAGGAGCTGGAATCCCGCTACGACGAAAATTATGAACAATACGTCGATTTTTTATATGAAGCAAGACAGCTTCTAAAACAAACCAATCTTCCAAGGCACGTAAAAGACGCATACTTGCGTGAGTTTTTATCCCCGTCGTTTTTGCAACCATCGATGCAAAAAGAAGTAATCGTCAAGCTGCGATCATTTTTCAAATAA
- a CDS encoding histidinol-phosphatase: MLTDYHVHMIETGEFTVDWLKNYVKQAKNQGIDELGISEHAYFFNETSKILSNPWIDNRRGLDFRDYLSLFEQAKEEGLPVKMGIEMDYTPGKEREINEFIDAYPFDYVIGSVHWIGDWGIDLKEHKAEYEKRDIAEAYEAYFDQIVSLAQSGTADFVGHIDLIKIFKYKPNDAKFVEAQYDRAVKALAASDMSIEISTAGLRKTVGEIYPDPLLLKKCFEAGVTIVLSSDAHHPDHVGYGYDQSVKLAKDIGYREVQTFTSRKREVKPLG; this comes from the coding sequence ATGCTGACGGATTATCATGTGCACATGATCGAAACCGGCGAATTCACAGTCGACTGGCTGAAGAACTATGTGAAACAAGCGAAAAACCAGGGCATTGACGAACTTGGCATTTCAGAGCATGCCTATTTTTTCAACGAAACAAGTAAGATCCTGTCCAATCCGTGGATTGATAACCGCCGCGGACTGGACTTTCGGGATTACCTCTCGCTGTTTGAACAGGCAAAAGAAGAAGGGCTGCCTGTGAAAATGGGAATCGAAATGGATTACACGCCCGGAAAAGAACGGGAAATAAATGAATTCATCGATGCCTATCCGTTTGACTACGTCATCGGTTCCGTTCATTGGATCGGCGACTGGGGCATCGACTTGAAGGAACACAAGGCAGAGTATGAGAAACGGGATATTGCTGAAGCTTATGAGGCTTATTTCGATCAGATTGTTTCATTGGCGCAGTCAGGAACGGCGGATTTCGTCGGTCACATTGATTTGATCAAAATATTCAAGTATAAACCAAACGACGCCAAGTTTGTCGAAGCGCAGTATGACCGGGCAGTGAAAGCACTGGCCGCTTCCGACATGAGCATCGAAATCAGCACAGCTGGATTACGTAAAACCGTTGGGGAGATTTATCCGGATCCGCTGCTATTGAAAAAATGCTTTGAGGCCGGCGTGACCATCGTATTGTCATCGGATGCTCATCATCCGGACCACGTTGGATACGGGTACGACCAATCCGTTAAACTGGCAAAAGACATCGGGTATCGGGAAGTGCAGACCTTTACCAGTCGGAAAAGAGAAGTAAAGCCTTTAGGGTGA
- the serA gene encoding phosphoglycerate dehydrogenase, translated as MIYKVLVSDPLSDDGIKELLDAEHIQVDKKTGMTEQELLDCIGEYDALLVRSQTQVTRKVIEKATKLKAIGRAGVGTDNIDLAAATEHGVVVVNAPNGNTISTAEHTMAMLAAMARRVPQAYYSLRQDEWNRKAFIGVELYRKTLGIIGFGRIGGEVAKRAQGFGMRIIASDPFLTEEKAAKLGIQYGSMEDVLEQADFITVHTPLLKETHHLISHEQFGQMKDGVYVLNCARGGLVDENALLEAIQGGKVAGASLDVFENEPQINHELLALPEVIATPHLGASTVEAQEMVAVDVSREIADMLSGKPAKNPVNMPAVSKEVLQKLEPYFSLCEKLGSFLAQISRGAIAEITVTYSGELQDTNVDPLTRLILKHILKHYLGQQINEVNAFHVAKQKEIVVNEQKTTSGYGFTNLIAITVRTNQETRTVSGTRIEGGRIELVNVDQYRVDVIPTGHMIYIHHTDQPGVIGKVGTFLGQNDVNIATMQVGRKERGGDAIMLLSVDKNMEQALADELAAVPEIIDVTTIEL; from the coding sequence ATGATTTATAAAGTATTGGTCAGTGATCCATTAAGCGACGACGGCATTAAGGAATTGTTGGATGCCGAACATATCCAGGTAGATAAGAAAACGGGAATGACAGAACAGGAACTGCTGGACTGCATCGGCGAATATGATGCGCTTTTAGTAAGAAGCCAGACGCAAGTGACACGGAAAGTGATCGAAAAAGCCACGAAATTGAAAGCGATCGGGCGCGCCGGTGTAGGGACAGACAATATTGATCTGGCAGCAGCAACTGAGCATGGCGTGGTCGTCGTCAATGCGCCAAACGGTAATACCATTTCAACTGCTGAACACACGATGGCTATGCTCGCTGCGATGGCCCGTCGGGTTCCGCAAGCTTATTATTCACTGAGACAGGATGAGTGGAACCGGAAAGCATTCATCGGTGTGGAGCTGTACCGGAAAACGCTGGGAATTATCGGTTTTGGCCGAATTGGCGGGGAAGTGGCAAAGCGGGCGCAGGGATTCGGCATGCGAATCATCGCATCAGATCCGTTTCTGACAGAAGAAAAAGCAGCGAAGCTCGGCATCCAATATGGTTCCATGGAAGATGTTCTCGAGCAGGCGGATTTCATCACCGTCCATACACCGCTTCTAAAAGAGACCCATCACCTGATCAGCCATGAGCAATTCGGACAAATGAAAGACGGCGTCTATGTATTGAATTGTGCGCGGGGTGGACTGGTGGATGAGAATGCACTTCTTGAAGCGATACAAGGTGGTAAGGTGGCCGGTGCCTCGCTCGATGTCTTTGAAAACGAGCCGCAGATCAACCATGAATTGCTCGCACTTCCGGAAGTGATTGCAACGCCGCATCTTGGAGCCAGCACCGTGGAAGCACAGGAAATGGTTGCAGTTGACGTCAGCCGTGAAATCGCAGATATGCTGAGCGGTAAGCCGGCAAAAAATCCGGTTAACATGCCTGCTGTATCAAAAGAAGTACTGCAGAAACTGGAACCGTATTTCAGCCTTTGTGAAAAATTAGGCTCTTTTCTGGCCCAGATCTCCCGAGGCGCGATCGCGGAAATTACAGTCACGTATTCAGGTGAATTGCAGGATACGAACGTGGATCCGCTCACCCGCCTGATTCTCAAACATATACTGAAGCATTATCTCGGCCAGCAAATCAACGAAGTGAATGCATTCCATGTAGCGAAACAGAAAGAAATTGTGGTCAATGAGCAAAAGACGACATCGGGCTACGGCTTCACCAATTTGATCGCGATTACAGTCAGAACCAATCAGGAAACGCGTACTGTGTCAGGTACGCGGATTGAAGGGGGACGCATCGAATTGGTGAACGTGGATCAGTACCGGGTGGATGTCATTCCGACAGGTCATATGATTTACATCCATCATACCGACCAGCCCGGCGTCATCGGAAAAGTCGGGACGTTCCTCGGACAAAATGACGTGAACATCGCGACGATGCAGGTGGGCCGGAAAGAACGCGGCGGGGACGCCATCATGCTGTTGTCTGTTGACAAAAACATGGAACAGGCGCTGGCGGATGAACTCGCTGCTGTCCCGGAAATCATCGATGTGACAACAATCGAGCTTTAA
- a CDS encoding pyridoxal-phosphate-dependent aminotransferase family protein, translated as MKEQQFLRIPGPTPIPPSVERAMIQPMIGHRSGDFKQLYGRLIPRLQPVFGTRQDVLVLAASGTAGLEAAAVNAVKEGEKVLVIVTGAFGERFTDICETYRFNVDRLDVTWGEAVKPDAVKAYLKKNPDTRAVFVTYCETSTAVLNPIEEIAQAVRETSDALVIADGVSCIGGTETEMDAWGIDILITGSQKAMMLPPGLVFIAASDRAWARIEANSQPRFYLDLLKYRKSAQDHSSPFTPAVSLLYGLEEALNIMEEEGLENVYKRHRLMKTMIRAAADALQLPLLTSEEAGSPTVTAIRPTAFDAEALRSEVKKTFSLTLAGGQKQLKGQIFRIGHMGYCSPADILQTITMLEIGLDRIGADIRLGTGTAAAQRVFLLEKGDNR; from the coding sequence ATGAAAGAACAACAATTTTTACGGATACCGGGGCCAACACCGATTCCGCCGAGTGTGGAACGGGCAATGATTCAGCCGATGATTGGCCACCGCAGCGGAGACTTTAAACAATTATACGGTAGGTTGATTCCTCGGCTGCAGCCGGTATTTGGCACCCGGCAAGATGTGTTGGTCCTGGCTGCTAGCGGAACCGCTGGGCTTGAAGCTGCAGCAGTGAACGCGGTGAAAGAAGGAGAAAAAGTGCTTGTCATTGTCACTGGCGCGTTTGGTGAGCGGTTCACAGACATTTGTGAGACCTATAGATTTAACGTAGACCGGCTCGATGTCACATGGGGAGAAGCGGTAAAACCTGATGCGGTAAAAGCATATCTGAAAAAGAATCCCGACACACGTGCAGTTTTTGTAACTTATTGCGAGACATCAACCGCTGTCCTAAACCCGATTGAAGAAATAGCACAAGCGGTCCGCGAAACTTCCGATGCGCTTGTCATCGCAGATGGCGTGTCGTGCATAGGCGGTACAGAGACGGAAATGGATGCGTGGGGTATTGATATTCTCATCACCGGATCCCAAAAAGCGATGATGCTTCCGCCGGGGCTCGTTTTCATTGCTGCAAGTGACCGGGCATGGGCGCGCATTGAAGCAAACAGCCAGCCCCGATTTTACTTGGACCTGCTGAAATACAGAAAAAGTGCCCAAGATCATTCTTCACCGTTTACGCCCGCGGTTTCACTGCTGTACGGATTGGAAGAAGCGCTGAATATTATGGAAGAGGAAGGTCTTGAAAATGTGTACAAGCGCCACCGGCTGATGAAGACGATGATACGGGCAGCAGCAGATGCTTTGCAGTTACCCTTACTGACATCGGAAGAGGCGGGTTCGCCGACAGTAACGGCAATCCGGCCGACAGCGTTTGACGCTGAAGCGCTTCGCAGTGAAGTGAAAAAAACCTTTTCACTCACATTGGCAGGCGGTCAGAAACAACTTAAAGGGCAGATTTTTCGGATCGGCCATATGGGCTATTGTTCTCCGGCCGATATCCTCCAGACAATTACTATGCTCGAAATCGGTTTGGACCGGATCGGGGCGGATATCCGGCTGGGGACAGGGACTGCCGCAGCTCAGCGCGTATTTTTACTCGAGAAAGGGGATAACCGATGA
- a CDS encoding DUF2512 family protein has translation MDHVKAILIKFVMIAVVLLIVLTWIFDVSFGDTLWISAALTLLAYVLGDLVIFRKAGDADDQGKRNMIATVSDIILAFLIVWFLGDAMAVSSDIVTAAIVSAILIGGGEWFFHKYLDRNVFAEKHDRAAQTH, from the coding sequence ATGGATCACGTTAAAGCGATTCTCATTAAGTTTGTGATGATTGCGGTCGTATTATTAATAGTACTCACATGGATTTTTGATGTTTCCTTCGGCGACACGCTGTGGATCAGCGCAGCGCTGACACTTCTCGCCTATGTTCTGGGCGACTTAGTGATTTTCAGAAAAGCCGGGGATGCTGACGATCAAGGTAAACGGAATATGATTGCTACGGTTTCCGATATTATTCTTGCCTTTTTGATCGTCTGGTTCTTGGGAGATGCCATGGCGGTCAGCAGTGATATCGTAACTGCTGCCATCGTTTCCGCTATCCTCATCGGCGGAGGCGAATGGTTCTTCCATAAGTATCTTGACCGGAACGTATTTGCTGAAAAACATGACCGCGCTGCACAAACCCATTGA
- a CDS encoding nitroreductase family protein, translating into MTVQTDSRLYEIMKARKSVRLYDPSVEIPKEEIEELLTMAVSAPSSSNLQSWRFLVIQDQDIKKEVRGIANNQAQVEDASAVIAILGDVDAYKKVEQIYTQNVEEGHMDESIKERTVSGTNKFYPAMTKETRMNIASFDAGLVSMQLMLLAKERGYDTITMGGFSKEQFAARFELPENLFPIVLIAIGQAAAPAFGTSRLPLEETTTFI; encoded by the coding sequence ATGACTGTTCAGACAGATTCCCGTTTATATGAGATCATGAAAGCAAGAAAATCAGTGCGTTTGTATGATCCATCCGTAGAAATTCCGAAAGAGGAGATTGAAGAGCTGCTGACAATGGCGGTTTCTGCTCCGTCTTCAAGCAATCTGCAATCGTGGCGGTTTCTTGTGATTCAGGATCAGGACATCAAAAAAGAAGTGCGCGGGATTGCCAATAATCAGGCGCAAGTGGAAGATGCATCAGCGGTCATCGCTATTTTGGGCGATGTTGATGCCTATAAAAAAGTCGAGCAAATTTATACCCAGAATGTTGAAGAAGGCCATATGGATGAATCGATAAAAGAACGCACCGTGTCGGGAACGAATAAATTTTATCCGGCAATGACAAAAGAGACCCGGATGAATATCGCTTCGTTCGATGCCGGTCTCGTGTCGATGCAGCTCATGCTGCTGGCCAAAGAGCGGGGGTACGATACCATCACAATGGGCGGTTTCAGTAAAGAACAATTCGCAGCGCGTTTCGAGCTTCCGGAAAATCTGTTCCCAATTGTATTGATTGCCATTGGGCAAGCAGCTGCACCGGCTTTTGGCACATCGCGCCTTCCGCTAGAAGAAACAACCACATTCATTTAA
- a CDS encoding potassium channel family protein — protein MKKQCVVIGLGRFGTSVCLELSRLGHDLLVIDHKEERVNAMREYAAHGATANATDENALRSLGVRNFEQAVVAIGDDIHASVLCTLLLKEIGVERVWVKARDPQHRRILERIGADRVIQPEYDMGIRIAQNLDSEKIIDYIEISEDYSIVELVATKKVDNRTLSQLNVRAKYHCMILAIKRGQEVNLAPKPEDKVQKNDMLVVMGHRKDLKRFEDRGL, from the coding sequence ATGAAAAAGCAATGTGTGGTCATCGGGCTTGGCCGCTTCGGTACGAGCGTCTGCCTGGAACTCAGTCGGCTGGGCCATGATTTGTTGGTTATCGACCACAAAGAAGAGCGCGTCAATGCCATGCGGGAATACGCAGCGCATGGGGCTACAGCGAACGCCACGGATGAAAATGCACTTCGGTCTCTCGGTGTCCGGAATTTTGAACAGGCAGTCGTAGCAATCGGGGATGATATTCATGCGAGTGTTCTCTGCACATTATTATTAAAAGAAATAGGTGTTGAGCGGGTGTGGGTAAAAGCGCGGGATCCTCAGCATCGAAGAATTTTGGAACGGATCGGGGCTGACCGGGTGATTCAGCCCGAGTATGACATGGGAATCCGCATTGCGCAGAACCTGGATTCCGAAAAAATCATCGATTATATCGAAATCTCCGAAGACTATAGCATTGTCGAATTGGTGGCGACAAAGAAAGTGGACAACCGTACGCTTTCACAGCTCAATGTACGGGCGAAATACCATTGCATGATTCTGGCGATCAAGCGGGGACAAGAAGTTAACCTGGCGCCGAAACCGGAAGATAAAGTGCAAAAGAATGACATGCTCGTCGTGATGGGACACCGCAAGGATCTGAAACGGTTCGAAGACCGAGGGTTGTAA
- a CDS encoding potassium channel family protein yields the protein MFELMKKAVQISTVKLIGFTAAFYVISAFIIYLIEPQTFHNPFIGFWWVMTTVTTIGFGDYAPVTVPGMVFAMFLYLSGIGLIGVIIGKVVDLYALYGRMRMEGKFDYKGKNHFVIIGWSQKALKTAEEILSSHGSQKEVVLIDNLPNSPYSHDRFHYIRGNPTENGILKKAGVTKANSVSVFATADQDEVLADGKTLLIVSAIEKYAVEQNVQIYTIVEIVHEKHIGMFEHARVDEFVLSNEAFPHLMAKTILHHGSSQLFMQLLSHRYGENIWEISPAASWETYEDAFEALKAQGANLVADGADFSIFRRLHDRIPDSARLYIICDQETYKNLTIK from the coding sequence GTGTTTGAACTGATGAAAAAAGCGGTCCAGATTAGCACAGTAAAGCTGATCGGGTTCACAGCTGCTTTTTATGTGATCAGTGCATTTATCATTTATTTAATCGAGCCCCAGACGTTTCATAATCCGTTCATCGGCTTTTGGTGGGTTATGACGACCGTGACCACAATCGGCTTTGGGGATTACGCGCCTGTCACTGTTCCCGGAATGGTATTTGCCATGTTCCTGTATTTGTCCGGTATCGGACTCATTGGAGTTATTATCGGGAAAGTTGTCGATTTATATGCGCTTTACGGGAGGATGAGAATGGAAGGAAAGTTTGATTATAAAGGAAAAAATCATTTCGTCATTATTGGCTGGTCACAAAAAGCCCTCAAAACAGCAGAGGAGATCCTGTCGAGCCATGGCTCCCAAAAAGAAGTGGTCCTGATCGATAATCTCCCGAACTCACCTTATTCACATGACCGATTCCATTATATCCGGGGAAATCCGACGGAAAATGGCATATTGAAAAAAGCGGGTGTGACAAAAGCGAACTCTGTATCGGTGTTTGCGACGGCAGATCAAGATGAAGTGCTGGCGGACGGAAAAACGCTGCTCATCGTTTCGGCCATCGAAAAATATGCCGTTGAACAAAACGTCCAGATCTATACCATTGTTGAGATTGTACATGAAAAACACATTGGCATGTTCGAACATGCGCGTGTTGATGAGTTCGTACTGTCAAATGAAGCATTTCCGCATCTGATGGCAAAAACGATTCTTCACCATGGATCAAGTCAGCTTTTCATGCAGCTGCTGAGCCACAGATATGGAGAAAATATTTGGGAAATTTCACCTGCTGCATCCTGGGAAACGTACGAGGATGCATTCGAGGCATTAAAAGCACAAGGGGCGAATCTCGTGGCTGACGGCGCGGATTTCAGTATTTTCCGCCGCCTGCACGACCGGATACCGGATTCCGCCCGGCTCTACATTATCTGTGATCAGGAGACCTATAAAAACCTGACCATTAAATGA
- the coaA gene encoding type I pantothenate kinase, giving the protein MIAEKFSPYITFGRKEWADLRFNTPMTLTQHELEELQGINEHISLQEVAEVYLPLIRLLRLHVDAAQQLHAVTDQFFRQDTPKTPFIIGVAGSVAVGKSTTSRIIQALLSYEPSRPKVDLVTTDGFLYPNRVLEERGLMTKKGFPESYDIKSLVQFLTDLKSGNERVTAPVYSHLHYDIMPDQSVEIEAPDIVIIEGINVLQIPKHEGERSPSVYVSDFFDLSIYVDADEKDIARWYRERFRLLKETAFRQPESFFNRYANMSEEESEAFAADVWNRINKKNLELNIRPTKNRADIIIKKGMDHEVSDIQLRKI; this is encoded by the coding sequence ATGATCGCTGAGAAATTTTCACCTTACATAACTTTTGGAAGAAAAGAATGGGCGGATTTACGCTTCAACACGCCAATGACACTGACCCAGCACGAATTGGAAGAGCTTCAGGGAATCAATGAACACATTTCGCTTCAGGAAGTCGCGGAAGTATATTTGCCGCTGATCCGGCTGCTGCGGCTGCACGTGGATGCGGCGCAGCAATTGCATGCAGTCACGGATCAGTTTTTTCGGCAGGACACACCGAAGACGCCCTTTATCATCGGAGTTGCAGGAAGTGTGGCAGTCGGCAAAAGCACAACATCACGGATTATACAGGCGCTACTGTCTTATGAACCGAGCCGGCCGAAAGTGGATCTCGTGACGACCGATGGTTTTCTATATCCGAACCGGGTGCTTGAAGAACGGGGACTGATGACGAAAAAAGGGTTTCCGGAGAGTTATGACATCAAATCGCTTGTGCAGTTCCTGACGGATCTGAAATCCGGCAATGAACGGGTGACCGCACCGGTGTATTCCCATTTGCATTACGATATTATGCCCGATCAGTCTGTGGAGATCGAGGCGCCGGATATCGTGATCATTGAAGGAATCAATGTGCTGCAAATTCCGAAGCATGAAGGGGAACGGTCTCCGAGTGTCTATGTCTCCGATTTCTTTGATTTATCGATTTACGTGGATGCCGATGAAAAGGATATTGCCCGCTGGTACAGAGAACGTTTCCGCTTGCTGAAAGAAACGGCATTCCGGCAGCCCGAATCATTCTTCAATCGTTATGCAAACATGTCAGAGGAAGAGTCAGAAGCGTTTGCAGCCGACGTGTGGAACCGGATCAACAAGAAAAATCTTGAACTCAATATTCGGCCGACTAAAAACAGGGCGGATATCATTATCAAAAAAGGGATGGATCATGAAGTGTCGGACATCCAGCTCAGAAAAATCTGA
- a CDS encoding CPBP family intramembrane glutamic endopeptidase, translating into MRKNVSWIAGSSLIACTFMYIVEQGLDINYAIKTLIKIILFLSIPVLYAVRIKNKSIRWLSKRKQQPTDGLALSIGLGILSFACILLTYAVLQRFIDLERISADLQTDLGITPRTFIFVALYVTFGNSLLEEYFFRGFVFLEMYKEGYRTSAYVFSSVLFGLYHIAIFQSWFPLPLMILALAGLIGVAFVFNWLDAKSGTFVNSWVVHIFADTAIVLIGFRIFGIL; encoded by the coding sequence TTGAGAAAAAACGTCAGCTGGATTGCCGGGTCAAGTCTTATTGCCTGTACCTTTATGTATATTGTGGAACAAGGGCTTGACATCAATTATGCGATAAAAACCCTCATAAAAATCATCCTCTTCCTCTCAATACCGGTCTTGTATGCTGTCCGGATTAAGAATAAAAGCATCCGGTGGTTATCCAAGCGCAAGCAGCAACCTACCGATGGCCTCGCGCTCAGCATTGGCCTTGGGATTCTTTCGTTTGCATGCATCCTTCTTACCTATGCTGTTCTGCAGCGCTTCATTGATTTGGAAAGAATTTCTGCTGACCTGCAGACTGATCTTGGCATTACTCCCCGAACATTTATTTTTGTCGCATTATATGTGACCTTCGGCAATTCGCTGCTTGAGGAATATTTCTTCCGGGGTTTTGTTTTTTTAGAAATGTACAAAGAAGGGTATAGAACTAGTGCTTATGTATTTTCATCCGTGTTATTTGGACTGTATCATATCGCGATTTTCCAAAGCTGGTTCCCGCTTCCGCTCATGATTCTGGCTCTTGCCGGACTGATCGGAGTTGCGTTCGTGTTCAATTGGCTGGATGCAAAATCAGGCACTTTCGTAAATTCATGGGTGGTTCATATATTCGCTGATACCGCTATTGTACTGATCGGTTTTCGCATATTTGGAATTCTGTAG
- a CDS encoding ion channel, whose protein sequence is MEIFGTIAGILILLLVTVDIFWTTLWVDGGAGPVSRWLGNFSWKVLRKVSHDDRLMLSLGGPLILALTLVIWILLLWTGWLLFFTGDAQAFIDTRDNDPISWTERVYYTGYLIFTLGVGDYVPKEGFWQVASAVASGNGMLFITLGVTYVLSVLSAVTNQRAYASSITGLGDSGSEIIRNAWNGENFHDLDLLLSSTASELSTLTAQHNAYPILHFYHSRNPKQSASFAVAVLDEALTILRFGILRSYQPNKLLVQEARSSIQNYLDTLTPNFVTASKQVPPCADLSELSDSGLPTTSADQFSEHVKRLEDRRKKLLGIIESDARQWPTPPNRSGSASD, encoded by the coding sequence ATGGAAATCTTCGGTACAATTGCAGGGATTCTGATTCTGCTGCTTGTTACGGTCGATATTTTCTGGACAACATTATGGGTGGATGGCGGAGCCGGCCCTGTCTCCCGCTGGCTTGGAAACTTTTCTTGGAAGGTCCTCAGAAAAGTGAGCCACGACGACCGGCTGATGCTGAGTCTTGGCGGACCGCTGATTCTTGCTCTCACCCTTGTGATATGGATTTTACTCCTGTGGACCGGATGGCTGCTATTTTTTACAGGCGATGCTCAAGCATTTATAGATACACGGGACAATGATCCTATTTCCTGGACAGAGAGGGTATATTACACCGGCTATTTGATCTTCACCCTCGGTGTCGGTGACTACGTACCGAAAGAAGGATTTTGGCAAGTCGCATCCGCAGTCGCTTCCGGGAACGGCATGCTGTTCATCACGCTCGGTGTGACATATGTACTTTCTGTTCTGAGTGCTGTGACTAATCAACGTGCTTATGCATCAAGCATCACCGGGCTTGGAGACTCCGGCAGTGAAATCATTCGAAATGCCTGGAATGGCGAAAATTTTCATGACCTGGATTTGCTGTTGAGTTCCACAGCTTCTGAGCTTAGCACATTGACCGCACAGCACAACGCCTATCCCATTCTGCATTTTTATCACAGCAGAAATCCGAAGCAGTCGGCTTCATTTGCTGTGGCCGTGCTCGACGAGGCCTTAACAATTTTACGGTTTGGCATCTTACGAAGTTATCAGCCGAACAAGCTCCTCGTCCAAGAAGCCCGCTCCAGCATCCAAAACTATTTAGATACGCTGACGCCCAACTTTGTCACTGCTTCCAAACAGGTGCCACCCTGTGCAGATCTTTCAGAACTGAGCGATTCCGGCTTGCCGACCACATCAGCTGACCAGTTCAGTGAACACGTGAAACGATTGGAAGACCGCCGAAAAAAATTGCTCGGCATCATCGAATCGGATGCCCGGCAATGGCCAACCCCTCCGAACCGTTCCGGCAGTGCCAGTGACTGA